In the Nothobranchius furzeri strain GRZ-AD chromosome 15, NfurGRZ-RIMD1, whole genome shotgun sequence genome, one interval contains:
- the wnt10b gene encoding protein Wnt-10b: MELSNKLRWDHLLILVAAFMSPAFMVLCNDILSLKVAGDPVLTPHSVCLRLVGLSKRQMRMCMRNPDVTASALQGIQVAIHECQHQLRGHRWNCSSLEGFGRLPHHSTILSRGLRESAFSLALLAAGVAHSVASACSMGKLRGCSCDAKRRQDDDKIRLKLTQLQLQTLQKGGVAIDMAKSLPSELNGRRGNLPTNLHSALMKPLSDEPNLMQDTWMWGGCSHDLRFGERFSRDWLDSRGSPRDIHARMRIHNNRVGRQIVTDHMTRKCKCHGTSGSCQFKTCWYVSPDFRLVGTLLKEKFSSAIFVNSQNKNNGVFNPRTENGAGGSSGVFGGARRLSLSRELVYFEKSPDFCEPDVSVDSPGTQGRICNKTSYSTDSCSSLCCGRGHNILKQTRSERCNCRFHWCCYVLCEECRLTEWVNVCK, translated from the exons ATGGAGCTCTCAAACAAACTCCGCTGGGATCACCTCTTGATTTTGGTTGCGGCATTTATGTCACCTGCGTTCAT GGTGCTATGCAATGACATCCTCAGCCTGAAGGTGGCAGGAGACCCAGTGCTAACTCCTCACTCTGTGTGTCTGAGGCTGGTGGGCCTCAGTAAACGTCAGATGCGGATGTGCATGAGGAATCCTGATGTGACCGCGTCTGCACTGCAGGGCATCCAAGTGGCCATCCATGAATGCCAGCACCAGCTCCGAGGCCACCGATGGAACTGCTCCTCACTGGAGGGCTTTGGCAGACTGCCCCACCACAGCACCATCCTCAGCAGGG GTCTTCGAGAGAGTGCCTTCTCCCTGGCCCTGCTGGCAGCGGGTGTGGCTCACTCTGTGGCCTCGGCCTGCAGCATGGGCAAGCTAAGGGGGTGCAGCTGTGATGCCAAGCGTCGCCAGGACGATGACAAGATCCGGCTGAAACTCAcacagctgcagctgcagactcTGCAAAAGGGCGGAGTTGCCATTGACATGGCAAAATCATTACCCTCAGAGCTAAACGGTCGCCGTGGCAACCTACCCACCAACCTGCATTCTGCCCTGATGAAACCTTTGTCTGATGAGCCGAACTTGATGCAAGACACCTGGATGTGGGGGGGTTGTAGCCATGACCTGCGCTTTGGGGAACGTTTTTCAAGGGACTGGCTTGATTCCCGCGGCTCTCCAAGGGACATCCACGCTCGCATGAGGATTCACAACAACCGTGTGGGACGACAA ATAGTGACTGACCACATGACACGGAAGTGCAAATGTCACGGCACATCAGGGAGCTGCCAGTTCAAGACCTGCTGGTACGTGTCCCCAGACTTCCGGCTTGTAGGAACTTTGTTGAAGGAAAAGTTCTCGTCGGCCATCTTCGTCAACTCCCAGAACAAGAACAACGGCGTTTTCAACCCTCGGACAGAAAACGGGGCCGGTGGAAGCTCTGGGGTGTTCGGCGGAGCGCGTCGTCTGAGCCTTTCCAGGGAGCTGGTGTATTTTGAGAAGTCTCCTGACTTCTGTGAGCCCGATGTGTCTGTAGACTCTCCAGGCACACAAGGCCGCATCTGCAACAAAACTAGTTACAGCACAGACagctgcagctctctgtgctGCGGCCGCGGGCACAACATCCTAAAGCAGACACGCAGCGAGCGATGCAACTGTCGATTTCACTGGTGCTGCTACGTGCTGTGTGAGGAGTGTCGTCTCACAGAGTGGGTCAATGTGTGCAAGTAG
- the ikzf4 gene encoding zinc finger protein Eos, translating into MNVDDCNGRSFTQGNGGESLAEQDFYGRLQGPSARSPNSQQSSPHRSLSSNSIKVELCSEDDSSGAPKLENKEAVRADNDKDDQGDPMDEGGAAFSAAGKDRGSIYNEIANPSSASPGPIRLPNGKLQCEVCGMVCIGPNVLMVHKRSHTGERPFQCNQCGASFTQKGNLLRHIKLHSGEKPFKCPICNYACRRRDALAGHLRTHAVSSPTVGKPFKCSYCSRSYKQQSTLEEHLERCHSYLKTLDPQNAVSTQMQQGDESVNVEAITKPAQQPSNEKIHFVDRLSISITKRKRSTPQKFLGDKHMHLDPPEAPYELSSGSEKEGDLLSSHSAGDSVGPVGSHLHYARGKAENHESSALSQLPPSFVAELRTVVGSINSNMTPQGPRAHSGVGLAAMSLGLLGREAGEGRDDQRSAHSHTTSPNGCPDSTDTESTAEEQSTRAAAPTSTSNNHHLHYLTPALPRSHPTSSPNQAKDLDADWERGGPVPPAIVKRTLSSPLSSRNNLQVLDRAGRPVRSFYCQHCCILFLDHVMFTIHMGCHGFRQPFECNICGHPSQDRYEFSSHISRGEHQVG; encoded by the exons ATGAATGTTGATGACTGCAATGGACGCTCATTTACACaag GTAATGGAGGGGAGTCATTAGCAGAACAGGATTTTTACGGCAGGTTGCAGGGTCCTTCTGCAAGATCTCCTAACAGTCAGCAGTCCTCACCGCACCGCTCCCTTAGCT CAAACTCCATCAAGGTTGAGCTGTGTAGTGAGGATGACTCGTCAGGTGCTCCCAAGCTGGAGAATAAAGAAGCTGTGAGAGCCGATAACGATAAAGATGACCAAGGAGACCCCATGGATGAAGGAGGTGCAGCATTCTCTGCAGCTGGAAAAGACAGAGGGAGCATTTACAATGAGATTGCCAATCCCAGTTCTGCCTCACCAGGACCTATCAGGCTGCCCAACGGGAAGCTCCAGTGTGAGGTGTGTGGGATGGTCTGCATCGGACCCAACGTGCTAATGGTCCACAAGCGCAGCCACACAG GTGAGCGTCCGTTCCAGTGTAACCAGTGTGGAGCTTCCTTCACCCAGAAGGGGAACCTGCTGCGCCACATCAAGTtgcattcaggagagaagccttttaaaTGTCCCATCTGCAATTATGCATGCCGCAGAAGAGACGCTCTTGCCGGACATCTACGCACTCATGCAG TTTCTTCTCCAACGGTGGGAAAGCCTTTCAAGTGCAGCTACTGCAGTCGCAGCTACAAACAGCAGAGCACACTGGAGGAACATCTGGAGCGCTGCCATAGTTACCTGAAGACTCTTGACCCTCAAAATGCGGTCAGCACACAGATGCAACAGG GTGACGAATCAGTGAATGTGGAAGCAATTACTAAACCTGCACAGCAGCCATCCAATGAAAAGATCCACTTTGTGGATAGATTGTCTATCAGCATAACCAAACGCAAGAGGTCAACTCCACAGAAGTTTTTAG GAGATAAGCACATGCACCTTGATCCACCAGAAGCACCTTATGAACTGTCCTCTGGCTCTGAGAAGGAAGGAGACCTCCTAAGCTCCCATTCTGCTGGTGACTCCGTTGGGCCGGTCGGGTCACACCTCCACTATGCCAGGGGAAAGGCCGAGAACCACGAGTCGTCTGCCCTGTCTCAGCTCCCTCCCAGCTTTGTGGCAGAGCTCCGCACCGTTGTGGGCTCCataaacagcaacatgactcctcAGGGCCCCCGAGCCCACAGCGGAGTCGGGCTTGCGGCAATGTCTCTTGGCTTGCTAGGGCGGGAGGCTGGCGAAGGTCGAGATGACCAGCGCTCTGCACACAGCCACACCACTTCACCCAATGGGTGTCCTGACTCCACGGACACGGAAAGCacagccgaagagcagagcacaaGGGCTGCAGCCCCAACTAGTACCTCCAACAACCACCACCTCCACTACCTAACCCCAGCACTGCCCCGCAGCCATCCCACCTCCAGCCCCAATCAGGCCAAAGACTTGGATGCCGATTGGGAACGAGGGGGTCCGGTGCCCCCCGCTATAGTAAAGAGGACCCTGAGCTCACCTCTTTCTTCCAGGAACAACTTGCAGGTGTTGGACAGGGCTGGCAGGCCCGTGCGCTCCTTCTACTGCCAGCACTGCTGCATCCTCTTTCTGGACCACGTCATGTTCACCATCCACATGGGCTGTCACGGCTTCCGCCAGCCGTTCGAGTGCAACATCTGTGGCCACCCCAGCCAGGACCGCTACGAGTTCTCGTCCCACATCAGCCGCGGAGAGCACCAGGTGGGCTGA
- the wnt1 gene encoding protein Wnt-1 — MRSLALLLGVKAACILLVSSLSRTGAVNNSGRWWGIVNVASSSNLLTNSKNVQLVLDPSLALLNRRQRRLIRQNPGILHAIAAGLHTAIKECKWQFRNRRWNCPTTHSSTIFGKIVSRGCRETAFVFAITSAGVTHAVARSCSEGAIESCTCDYRRRGPGGPDWHWGGCSDNVDFGRMFSREFVDSNERGRDLRYLTNLHNNEAGRMTVSSEMRQECKCHGMSGSCTVRTCWMRLPSFRTVGDFLKERFDGASRVVYANKGSNRASHRADPRHLEPENPAHKPPSVMDLVYFEKSPNFCSHSGKSGTLGTSGRTCNSSSPGLDGCELLCCGRGFKTQTESVTERCHCTFHWCCHVSCLNCTSSRTLHQCL, encoded by the exons ATGAGGAGTCTGGCGCTGCTGCTGGGAGTGAAAGCCGCCTGCATCCTCCTGGTGTCTTCGCTCTCACGCACAGGAGCCGTCAACAACAGCGGCCGGTGGTG GGGTATTGTCAATGTGGCTTCCTCATCCAACCTTCTCACCAATTCCAAGAATGTGCAGTTGGTCCTGGACCCAAGCCTGGCCCTCCTGAATCGTCGCCAGCGCCGGCTGATTCGGCAGAATCCTGGCATCCTGCACGCTATTGCTGCAGGGCTGCACACCGCCATAAAGGAGTGCAAGTGGCAGTTCCGTAACCGTCGCTGGAACTGCCCGACCACCCACAGCTCCACTATTTTTGGCAAAATTGTCAGTCGTG GTTGCCGAGAGACAGCGTTTGTATTTGCCATTACCAGCGCAGGAGTGACCCATGCTGTTGCTCGATCCTGCTCCGAAGGAGCCATTGAGTCGTGCACATGTGATTATCGCCGGcgaggtcctggagggccagactGGCACTGGGGGGGCTGCAGTGACAATGTGGATTTTGGCCGGATGTTCAGCCGTGAGTTTGTGGACTCCAATGAGAGGGGCAGAGACCTGCGCTACCTCACCAACCTGCACAACAACGAAGCAGGCCGAATG ACTGTATCATCGGAGATGCGTCAGGAGTGTAAGTGTCATGGCATGTCAGGCTCCTGCACGGTGCGGACCTGTTGGATGCGCCTACCCAGTTTCCGCACAGTGGGAGACTTCCTCAAGGAACGCTTTGATGGAGCATCCAGAGTCGTTTATGCTAACAAGGGCAGCAACCGAGCGTCTCACCGAGCAGACCCCCGACATCTGGAGCCTGAAAACCCAGCACACAAACCCCCGTCCGTCATGGACTTGGTCTATTTTGAGAAATCACCAAACTTCTGTTCCCACAGTGGCAAATCTGGAACTTTGGGAACTTCGGGAAGAACATGCAACAGCTCCTCTCCAGGCCTGGATGGATGCGAGCTGCTGTGCTGTGGACGTGGCTTTAAGACTCAAACCGAAAGTGTGACTGAACGATGCCACTGCACATTCCACTGGTGCTGTCATGTCAGCTGTCTGAACTGTACCAGCTCACGAACATTACACCAGTGTCTATGA
- the dnajc22 gene encoding dnaJ homolog subfamily C member 22 produces MAKRVLVAYALWAVGGPLGLHHLYLGRDSHALLWMLTLGGFGFGWSREFLRIPAYVKEANQDAEKERKPRNAPPPVSPVRFAGQVCVGIYFGTVALIGLNSLNFFYLIVLPLSMGAGVHLVSNVGQQTSDLTKTLTACLVTSPIFYGSSLSPLPISLAASITATQHRRFKPPRTPGSQNNLGPRLYRLSLAWLAFSAPLGYCIFHNTTATLYYLSDSIAALLDIFWFLPGLRGALEYILLIPYRILCVLTGGGYYDEAWKKVLEILLREYTEREKTALKVLSLETEASLEEINRSYREMAKTWHPDHNPNRDAEKMFVKVQEAYEVLLRWHKPHRFT; encoded by the exons ATGGCGAAGCGCGTGCTGGTAGCCTACGCCTTGTGGGCAGTAGGTGGACCTTTGGGCCTTCACCATCTCTATTTAGGAAGAGACAGTCATGCCCTGCTGTGGATGCTAACCCTTGGAGGGTTTGGGTTTGGCTGGTCCAGAGAGTTCCTACGAATCCCTGCATATGTAAAAGAGGCAAATCAAGAtgcagagaaagaaagaaaacctcGCAACGCTCCCCCACCAGTCAGCCCTGTTAGATTTGCTGGGCAGGTGTGTGTTGGGATCTACTTCGGAACTGTGGCTCTCATCGGTCTGAACTCCTTGAATTTCTTTTACTTGATTGTTCTGCCTTTAAGCATGGGTGCCGGGGTTCATCTGGTGTCCAACGTAGGTCAGCAAACATCAGATCTCACAAAAACTTTGACCGCTTGTCTCGTGACATCACCGATATTCTATGGCAGCAGCCTGTCTCCCCTTCCCATCAGCTTAGCTGCTAGTATCACAGCTACACAACATCGTAGGTTCAAACCCCCGAGAACACCTGGAAGTCAAAATAATTTAG GTCCTCGACTTTATAGGCTCAGTCTGGCCTGGCTAGCGTTCTCTGCTCCGCTGGGATACTGTATCTTTCACAATACCACAGCCACACTGTACTACCTGTCCGACTCAATAGCTGCTCTGCTGGATATTTTCTGGTTCCTGCCTGGGCTCAGAGGTGCGTTGGAGTACATTCTTTTAATACCATACCGCATCCTGTGCGTGCTTACCGGAGGGGGGTATTACGATGAGGCCTGGAAAAAGGTGCTGGAAATATTGTTGAGAGAGtacacagagagagaaaagacGGCTCTGAAG GTGTTGTCGTTGGAGACAGAAGCATCTCTTGAAGAGATAAATCGAAGTTATAGGGAGATGGCCAAAACATGGCATCCAGACCACAATCCCAACAGGGATGCTGAGAAAATGTTCGTGAAGGTCCAGGAGGCTTACGAGGTCTTGCTGCGATGGCACAAGCCCCATCGCTTTACTTAG